A stretch of Natronococcus sp. CG52 DNA encodes these proteins:
- a CDS encoding NYN domain-containing protein, protein MFDRLRGQFGDENDASTVGLFVDGPNVFRDEFDVDLNDLRTAAEDLGRVGVLRLYLDEHATPGLIQAAEARGFEVIVTSGDVDVKLAVDATALVGDGSINRLAIASRDTDFKPVLEHAGRAGVETVAIAPGTHGRSDALRNAADRTLTLGD, encoded by the coding sequence ATGTTCGACCGACTTCGGGGCCAGTTCGGCGACGAAAACGACGCATCAACGGTCGGTCTCTTCGTCGACGGGCCGAACGTCTTTCGCGACGAGTTCGACGTCGATCTGAACGACCTCCGGACTGCCGCCGAGGACCTCGGCCGGGTCGGCGTCCTCCGGCTGTACCTCGACGAGCACGCGACCCCCGGGCTCATCCAGGCGGCGGAGGCGCGCGGCTTCGAGGTGATCGTTACCAGCGGCGACGTCGACGTCAAACTCGCCGTCGACGCGACCGCACTGGTCGGCGACGGGAGTATCAACCGGCTGGCGATCGCGTCCCGAGACACCGATTTCAAGCCCGTTCTCGAGCACGCCGGCAGAGCTGGCGTCGAGACGGTCGCTATCGCGCCGGGTACCCACGGTCGCTCCGACGCGCTCCGCAACGCTGCCGACCGGACGCTGACGCTGGGAGACTGA
- a CDS encoding TatD family hydrolase, with protein sequence MIDDETPVLDNHLHLDPDNNRGIDAVRDFANMGGTHMLVVNKPSWHLGVEADAGDDFRAVFERTIEIVADASDELEGRAWPVLGVHPGLISRLVEERDYAPDEAREIMQGGIDVAAEYVESGDALALKSGRPHYEIDGDVWDASNAVMRRAFERGAELDCAVQLHAEASEDLTEVTDWAEEVGLPAHRVVKHYAGGRLEGPIPSVISEKDGLELAAERGEPFLMETDYIDDPDRPGAVLGPKTVPRRVAWLLENGHEEAVRNAHVETPKRVYEIDTETTLERV encoded by the coding sequence ATGATCGACGACGAGACGCCGGTTCTCGACAACCACCTCCACCTCGATCCGGACAACAACCGCGGGATCGACGCCGTGCGCGACTTCGCTAACATGGGCGGGACGCACATGCTCGTGGTGAACAAACCATCCTGGCATCTCGGGGTCGAAGCCGACGCCGGCGACGATTTCCGTGCCGTATTCGAGCGCACGATCGAGATCGTCGCCGATGCCTCGGACGAACTCGAGGGACGGGCCTGGCCCGTTCTCGGCGTTCATCCGGGGCTGATCTCGCGGCTCGTCGAAGAGCGCGACTACGCGCCCGACGAGGCCCGGGAGATCATGCAGGGCGGGATCGACGTCGCCGCGGAGTACGTCGAGTCGGGCGACGCGCTGGCGCTGAAGTCCGGACGTCCGCACTACGAGATCGACGGCGACGTCTGGGACGCCTCGAACGCGGTGATGCGCCGCGCGTTCGAGCGCGGTGCGGAGCTGGACTGTGCCGTCCAGCTCCACGCCGAAGCCAGCGAGGACCTGACCGAGGTGACCGACTGGGCCGAGGAAGTAGGGTTACCCGCACACCGCGTCGTCAAACACTACGCGGGCGGCCGACTCGAGGGACCGATTCCGAGCGTCATCAGCGAGAAGGACGGGCTCGAACTCGCGGCCGAGCGCGGCGAGCCGTTCCTGATGGAGACCGACTACATCGACGATCCGGACCGTCCCGGGGCCGTTCTCGGTCCGAAGACGGTGCCCCGTCGGGTCGCGTGGCTGCTCGAGAACGGTCACGAGGAGGCCGTCCGGAACGCCCACGTCGAGACCCCGAAACGAGTGTACGAAATCGATACCGAAACGACGCTCGAGCGCGTCTGA
- a CDS encoding DUF2150 family protein, giving the protein MSNPPTEYYSEERWQNWIDRIKDEDIDPEDESSARLLLNLQDDTAIAIAKIVAAYDDGELDQEEALAEIEDVRKVVLGEVDIEDEEKLILVDGVQTSLVCVFFASEEYIANGPAEEGNVGDYLGAAANAEAEEDLDAALGYAAQAGTLIIDGEELDMSVAEDLEYGLVTEWINGLDSLQSAMSDPEVVEEDE; this is encoded by the coding sequence ATGAGCAATCCCCCTACCGAGTACTACTCGGAGGAACGCTGGCAGAACTGGATCGATCGCATCAAAGACGAAGACATCGATCCGGAAGACGAATCGTCGGCGCGTCTCCTGTTGAACCTGCAGGACGACACCGCGATCGCGATCGCGAAGATCGTCGCCGCGTACGACGACGGCGAACTCGACCAGGAGGAGGCGCTCGCGGAGATAGAGGACGTCCGCAAGGTCGTCCTGGGCGAGGTCGACATCGAGGACGAGGAGAAGCTGATTCTCGTCGACGGCGTCCAGACGAGCCTGGTTTGCGTCTTCTTCGCGTCAGAGGAGTACATCGCCAACGGTCCCGCGGAGGAAGGGAACGTCGGCGACTACCTCGGCGCGGCGGCGAACGCGGAGGCCGAAGAGGACCTCGACGCGGCCCTCGGCTACGCCGCCCAGGCCGGCACGCTCATCATCGACGGCGAGGAACTCGACATGAGCGTCGCCGAGGACCTCGAGTACGGTCTCGTTACCGAGTGGATCAACGGCCTCGACAGCCTCCAGAGCGCGATGAGCGATCCGGAGGTCGTCGAGGAAGACGAATAA
- the hmgB gene encoding hydroxymethylglutaryl-CoA synthase, with protein sequence MTTVGIDAVEIWTGNLKLDLPGTFAPEKGEDPEKYTKGLGLNASSFPDSYEDIVTMGANAAYRLMDRKGLEPSDIGRIDVATESAFDNSKPVSTYIAGCLEQVYENDFHHANKGERKFACIAGTQSLDDAYNWIRAGRNRGRGALVIATDTALYARGDAGEATQGAGAVAMHISEDPDLVELSAEQGYGSADETDFLKPNQQFPSVDGKRSVQVYLARMREALEDYESVAGDVHPDDVAFAPFHTPFPGMVRKAAMLAYRHITRDTAIEETLAEEIGRQPRAEAFDDEESFHDAVREYMDALKETDRYQEWYAETIDPTLTIAREVGNWYTGSVHIARVSAMKHAFENGRDLTGEQLLVGSYGSGAQAEIHAETVQDTWAEEIEALNIDGQLEARYDLSWEDYEEVHDAHNHEMDVDVEEFTTPDEEFVFDGWGRMGERKYRFVE encoded by the coding sequence ATGACCACCGTCGGTATCGACGCCGTCGAGATATGGACCGGGAATCTCAAACTCGACCTGCCCGGCACTTTCGCACCCGAGAAGGGCGAGGATCCCGAGAAGTACACGAAAGGGCTCGGTCTCAACGCCAGTTCGTTTCCCGACAGCTACGAGGACATCGTCACGATGGGGGCGAACGCTGCCTATCGGCTGATGGACCGAAAGGGGCTCGAGCCGAGCGATATCGGCCGCATCGACGTCGCGACCGAGAGCGCGTTCGACAACTCGAAGCCGGTTTCGACGTACATCGCCGGCTGTCTCGAGCAGGTCTACGAGAACGACTTCCACCACGCCAACAAGGGCGAGCGGAAGTTCGCCTGCATCGCGGGAACCCAGAGTCTGGACGACGCCTACAACTGGATCCGCGCGGGCCGCAACCGCGGTCGCGGTGCGCTCGTGATCGCGACCGATACGGCGCTGTACGCTCGCGGTGACGCCGGCGAGGCGACACAGGGCGCCGGTGCCGTTGCGATGCACATCTCCGAGGATCCGGACCTCGTCGAACTCTCCGCCGAACAGGGGTACGGCTCGGCCGACGAGACGGACTTCCTCAAGCCCAACCAGCAGTTCCCTTCGGTCGACGGCAAGCGCTCGGTGCAGGTGTATCTCGCCCGCATGCGCGAGGCCCTCGAGGACTACGAGAGCGTCGCGGGCGACGTCCACCCGGACGACGTCGCGTTCGCCCCGTTCCACACCCCGTTCCCGGGAATGGTTCGGAAGGCGGCGATGCTCGCGTACCGACACATCACGCGCGACACCGCGATCGAGGAGACGCTCGCCGAGGAGATCGGTCGCCAGCCTCGAGCCGAGGCGTTCGACGACGAGGAGTCGTTCCACGACGCCGTCCGCGAGTACATGGACGCGCTCAAGGAGACGGACCGCTACCAGGAGTGGTACGCCGAGACGATCGATCCGACGCTGACGATCGCGCGCGAGGTCGGTAACTGGTACACCGGCTCCGTTCACATCGCTCGCGTAAGCGCGATGAAACACGCCTTCGAAAACGGTCGCGACCTGACCGGCGAGCAGTTACTGGTCGGCTCCTACGGCAGCGGCGCCCAGGCGGAGATCCACGCGGAAACCGTCCAGGACACCTGGGCCGAGGAGATCGAGGCGCTGAACATCGACGGCCAGCTCGAGGCGCGCTACGATCTCAGCTGGGAGGACTACGAGGAGGTCCACGACGCCCACAACCACGAGATGGACGTCGACGTCGAGGAGTTCACGACCCCCGACGAGGAGTTCGTCTTCGACGGCTGGGGCCGCATGGGCGAGCGCAAGTACCGGTTCGTCGAGTAG
- a CDS encoding DUF1059 domain-containing protein translates to MVTERYRFECRDVADCDVVVYSEFKESIYEAARSHLKDVHGRDASDEDVAPYIKEL, encoded by the coding sequence ATGGTCACGGAACGGTATCGTTTCGAGTGCCGCGACGTCGCGGATTGCGACGTGGTGGTCTACAGCGAGTTCAAGGAATCGATATACGAGGCTGCAAGATCCCACCTGAAAGACGTACATGGACGAGATGCGTCTGACGAAGACGTCGCACCGTATATTAAGGAGCTTTGA
- a CDS encoding sulfite exporter TauE/SafE family protein, translating to MDPLTLFGIDVALFLVIGLLAGAHCIGMCGPLVTVYASRMDGGSTTGKRDAHLTTYEVRQHALFNLGRTASYTLLGAVFGALGGLLFVTTESLTPVVEPIRGGVGLAVGGFVIATGVYYLFGRTTGGVHLPGLERLTGWLMTHVDRLANGPGIVGLGAVHGLLPCPVLYPAFLYAFATGSPTGGALALAALGIGTVPAVFVYGTVIDAVDVVHRRRVHRLLGVAFVVLGYVLFAHGLMSIGVHLPHPELPFYDGIDVPSGHDNH from the coding sequence ATGGACCCGCTCACACTCTTCGGCATCGACGTGGCGCTCTTCCTCGTCATCGGCCTGCTGGCCGGAGCCCACTGTATCGGGATGTGTGGGCCGCTGGTCACCGTCTACGCGAGCCGGATGGACGGCGGGTCGACGACCGGGAAGCGCGACGCACATCTGACGACCTACGAGGTTCGCCAGCACGCGCTGTTCAACCTCGGACGGACGGCGAGTTACACGCTCCTAGGTGCGGTCTTCGGCGCGCTCGGCGGACTCCTGTTCGTGACGACCGAATCGCTGACGCCGGTCGTCGAACCGATTCGTGGTGGCGTCGGGCTCGCCGTCGGCGGGTTCGTCATCGCGACGGGCGTCTACTACCTGTTCGGGCGGACGACCGGCGGCGTCCACCTGCCCGGTCTCGAGCGCCTCACCGGCTGGCTCATGACACACGTCGATCGGCTCGCGAACGGCCCCGGAATCGTCGGCCTCGGCGCAGTCCACGGCCTGCTGCCCTGTCCGGTTCTCTACCCGGCGTTTCTGTACGCGTTCGCGACCGGCTCCCCGACCGGCGGTGCCCTCGCGCTGGCCGCACTCGGTATCGGGACGGTCCCTGCCGTCTTCGTCTACGGAACCGTGATCGACGCGGTGGACGTCGTCCACCGGCGTCGCGTCCACCGACTGCTCGGCGTCGCGTTCGTCGTCCTCGGCTACGTCCTCTTCGCGCACGGACTGATGAGTATCGGCGTCCACCTGCCGCACCCGGAGCTCCCGTTCTACGACGGGATCGACGTCCCGAGCGGCCACGATAACCACTGA
- a CDS encoding heavy metal translocating P-type ATPase has product MTGNQPTDAGCTLCELPVEGSDVTDDDGNRFCCVGCRDVHDALGDVDTLEAEDVRRRRANAEPERTVPDDHETTFLEVDGMHCATCEAFIESAATATEGVSDASSSYVTDTVRIDHDPDTVSTDELQEAISGLGYSAYSRDDSFSRRKADNWMMGRVIVGVLMGMMVMMQYLLIIYPTYFGGLFYDERTTEFFTQALASDLATPFYLAIAALTTIVLGVTGKPILQGAYVGVKTRSPNMDLLVAIAAVSAYLYSTLSVAVGGDHIYYDVTVAIIVIVSVGNYYESTIKDRATERLSDLTSVQIDEARRVRTDGSHEEVVVDDLEPDDRVLVRAGERVPVDGEVVDGEVAVDEAVITGESLPVGKTVGDAVVGGSMVTDGAVTVRVGEDATSSLDRVTELVWDLQSGTHGIQKLADKLATIFVPLVLVLSIAVTSVYLALGTGVTAALLVGLTVLIVSCPCALGLATPLAVAAGIRDALERSIVVFDDSVFERIRDADTVVFDKTGTLTTGEMIVVDADLSEELLERAALLERRSSHPVGQAIAAERPVADGGAVEPASETDPAAIEEGSEGAEADGDDAVDSFESHRNGVSGIVDGEEIVVGHPDLFRDRGWTVPDEIAGKIDESRETGRVPVAVGRDGTAEGVIVVGDDLREGWAETLSAIAATDTDVVVLTGDDARAASRFREEPSIDRVFAGVPPEGKAETVERLKRTGRTVMIGDGTNDAPALAAADLGIALGGGTAMAADAADVALVDDDLSSVDTVFELARATDRRVKGNIGWAFCYNGIAIPLAITGLLNPLFAALAMGASSLLVVTNSSRPLLED; this is encoded by the coding sequence ATGACTGGCAACCAACCGACCGACGCCGGCTGTACGCTCTGCGAGCTCCCCGTCGAGGGCAGCGACGTCACCGACGACGATGGCAACCGCTTCTGCTGTGTGGGCTGTCGCGACGTCCACGACGCGCTCGGCGACGTCGACACCCTCGAGGCCGAGGACGTGCGTCGCAGGCGAGCGAACGCCGAACCGGAACGGACCGTGCCCGACGACCACGAGACGACGTTCCTCGAGGTCGACGGGATGCACTGTGCGACCTGCGAGGCGTTCATCGAGTCGGCCGCGACCGCGACCGAGGGCGTCAGCGACGCGAGCTCGAGTTACGTCACCGACACGGTGCGCATCGACCACGATCCGGACACCGTCTCGACGGACGAGCTCCAGGAGGCGATCAGCGGGCTCGGCTACAGCGCCTACTCGCGCGACGACTCGTTCAGCCGTCGCAAGGCCGACAACTGGATGATGGGCCGGGTCATCGTCGGCGTGCTCATGGGGATGATGGTAATGATGCAGTACTTGCTCATCATCTATCCCACCTACTTCGGCGGGCTGTTCTACGACGAGCGGACGACCGAGTTCTTCACGCAGGCGCTGGCGAGCGACCTCGCGACGCCGTTCTATCTCGCGATCGCCGCGCTCACCACGATCGTGCTGGGCGTGACCGGCAAGCCGATCCTGCAGGGCGCCTACGTCGGCGTCAAGACGCGTTCGCCGAACATGGACCTGCTCGTGGCGATCGCGGCCGTCAGCGCGTACCTCTACAGCACGCTGTCGGTCGCCGTCGGCGGCGACCACATCTACTACGACGTGACCGTCGCCATCATCGTCATCGTCTCCGTCGGGAACTACTACGAGTCCACGATCAAAGACCGAGCGACGGAGCGGCTCTCGGATCTCACCTCCGTCCAGATCGACGAGGCCCGACGCGTCCGCACGGACGGCAGTCACGAGGAGGTCGTCGTCGACGATCTCGAGCCCGACGATCGCGTCCTGGTGCGGGCCGGCGAGCGCGTTCCCGTCGACGGCGAGGTCGTCGACGGTGAGGTCGCCGTCGACGAGGCGGTTATCACCGGCGAGTCTCTCCCCGTCGGCAAGACCGTCGGGGACGCCGTCGTCGGCGGCTCGATGGTCACCGACGGGGCCGTCACCGTCCGCGTCGGCGAGGACGCCACGAGCAGCCTCGATCGCGTCACCGAACTCGTCTGGGACCTCCAGAGCGGCACGCACGGGATCCAGAAGCTCGCGGACAAACTGGCAACGATCTTCGTCCCACTCGTACTCGTACTCTCGATCGCCGTCACGAGCGTCTACCTCGCGCTCGGAACCGGTGTCACCGCCGCCCTGCTCGTCGGTCTGACCGTCCTGATCGTCTCCTGTCCGTGCGCGCTCGGGCTGGCGACACCGCTCGCGGTCGCCGCGGGGATTCGGGACGCGCTCGAGCGCTCGATCGTCGTCTTCGACGACAGCGTCTTCGAGCGGATTCGCGACGCCGACACCGTCGTCTTCGACAAGACCGGCACGCTGACGACCGGGGAGATGATCGTCGTCGACGCCGATCTCTCCGAGGAGTTGCTCGAGCGGGCGGCGCTGCTCGAGCGGCGCTCGTCCCATCCGGTCGGCCAGGCTATCGCCGCCGAGCGGCCGGTCGCCGACGGCGGTGCGGTCGAACCCGCGTCGGAGACGGATCCGGCGGCGATCGAGGAGGGGAGCGAGGGTGCCGAGGCTGACGGTGACGACGCCGTCGACTCGTTCGAAAGTCACCGCAACGGCGTCAGCGGCATCGTCGACGGCGAGGAGATCGTCGTCGGCCACCCGGACCTGTTCCGCGACCGCGGCTGGACGGTCCCCGACGAAATCGCCGGGAAAATCGACGAAAGCCGCGAGACCGGCCGAGTGCCGGTCGCGGTCGGACGCGACGGAACTGCCGAGGGAGTCATCGTCGTCGGCGACGACCTCCGCGAGGGGTGGGCGGAGACGCTGTCGGCGATCGCAGCGACCGACACCGACGTGGTCGTCCTCACCGGCGACGACGCTCGCGCGGCGAGTCGGTTCCGGGAGGAGCCGTCGATCGATCGGGTGTTCGCGGGCGTCCCGCCGGAGGGCAAGGCCGAGACCGTCGAGCGGCTCAAGCGCACGGGCCGCACGGTCATGATCGGCGACGGGACGAACGACGCACCGGCGCTGGCGGCCGCCGATCTGGGCATCGCACTCGGCGGCGGGACCGCGATGGCCGCGGACGCGGCCGACGTCGCGCTCGTCGACGACGACCTCTCCTCGGTCGACACCGTCTTCGAACTCGCGCGAGCGACCGACCGTCGCGTGAAGGGCAACATCGGCTGGGCCTTTTGCTACAACGGCATCGCGATTCCGCTCGCAATAACGGGACTGCTCAACCCGCTGTTCGCCGCGCTCGCGATGGGAGCGAGCAGCCTGCTCGTCGTCACGAACTCCTCCCGGCCGCTGCTCGAGGACTGA
- a CDS encoding AI-2E family transporter, translating to MSTRPSLSEWLSDRLGLAALTVVSVLLALLIVLPYLQYVLLGVIFAYILMPVQRRLENYMRSMTAALVLVVVAILTILLPVMYVLTVAFGQALEVAIAVQDGTLNVEDIEQRIAETGYTVDLQDTYSTYQDPIATGLQGLATGAIEFVGGVPAILIGLTVTVFVLFALLRDGDQLVNWIRYVLPLEDHVQRELLRELDQLMWASVVGNVAVAIIQAVLLGVGLVALGVPAVVLLTVGAFVAALLPLIGVFAVWMPISLYLLAVGQLVPAVILVGYGLLVSASDTYLRPALIGRTSAFNSAIIVVGIFGGLVVFGAVGLFIGPVVLGGAKITLDLFAREWMASQGALPVAPEPAADPAADTADDTGITDESATPDTPTEQQSEADADVNANTSVDEMAGTGAEDAGADGERAVDTGGNTPADGTDTTESDGTESDTDTDLTR from the coding sequence ATGTCTACTCGTCCGTCCCTGTCGGAGTGGCTCTCCGACCGACTCGGGTTGGCCGCGCTCACAGTGGTGAGCGTTCTCCTCGCGCTGCTCATCGTCCTGCCGTACCTCCAGTACGTGCTGCTCGGGGTGATCTTCGCGTACATCCTCATGCCCGTCCAGCGCCGCCTCGAGAACTACATGCGATCGATGACCGCCGCGCTCGTGCTCGTCGTCGTCGCCATCCTGACGATCCTGCTGCCGGTCATGTACGTCCTCACCGTCGCGTTCGGCCAGGCACTCGAGGTCGCCATAGCCGTCCAGGACGGCACGCTCAACGTCGAGGACATCGAACAGCGGATCGCGGAGACGGGGTACACCGTCGATCTCCAGGATACGTACAGTACCTACCAGGACCCGATCGCGACCGGGTTGCAGGGGCTCGCGACCGGCGCGATCGAGTTCGTCGGCGGGGTCCCGGCGATCCTCATCGGTCTGACGGTGACGGTGTTCGTTCTCTTCGCCCTCCTGCGAGACGGTGATCAGCTCGTGAACTGGATCCGGTACGTCCTCCCGCTCGAGGACCACGTCCAGCGCGAACTGCTCCGCGAACTCGACCAGCTCATGTGGGCGTCGGTCGTCGGCAACGTCGCAGTCGCGATTATCCAGGCCGTGCTGCTCGGCGTCGGGCTGGTGGCACTCGGCGTGCCGGCCGTCGTCCTCCTCACGGTCGGGGCGTTCGTCGCCGCGTTGCTCCCGCTGATCGGCGTCTTCGCCGTCTGGATGCCGATATCGCTCTACCTACTGGCTGTCGGTCAGCTCGTCCCCGCAGTGATCCTCGTCGGCTACGGCCTGCTCGTCAGCGCCTCGGACACGTACCTCCGGCCCGCCCTCATCGGCCGGACGAGCGCGTTCAACTCCGCGATCATCGTCGTCGGGATCTTCGGCGGCCTCGTCGTCTTCGGCGCGGTCGGCCTCTTCATCGGCCCGGTCGTTCTCGGCGGCGCGAAGATCACCCTCGACCTGTTCGCTCGAGAGTGGATGGCGAGCCAGGGGGCCCTTCCCGTCGCCCCCGAACCGGCAGCGGATCCCGCCGCCGATACGGCCGACGACACGGGAATCACTGACGAGTCGGCGACGCCCGACACCCCGACGGAGCAGCAGTCAGAGGCCGACGCGGACGTGAACGCGAACACGAGTGTCGACGAGATGGCCGGTACCGGCGCCGAAGACGCGGGAGCCGACGGCGAGCGCGCGGTCGATACCGGCGGAAACACTCCCGCCGACGGGACGGACACTACCGAATCCGACGGCACTGAATCCGACACCGACACCGATTTGACGCGCTGA
- the gcvPA gene encoding aminomethyl-transferring glycine dehydrogenase subunit GcvPA — protein MNGLHATGSPYAPHTDDERAAMLEAVDIDAVEDLFDIPADVRFDDEFGIDARTERETRRLVRSLLGRNDDLTELLGRGHYGYYVPSLVDHLADRSEFLTSYTQYQPEVSQGFLQALFEYQSLLVELTGLEVANCSMYDAATALGEAATLAERVRSTSGHRVLVPDLLLEGRRSTLENYVAGTDLEVETYPTDDANVDLDALADAVDEDTVMVYAENPTVRGTIEGGLERVGDLAHEADALFVLGSDPVALSLLQRPADVGADAVVGDASVLGLPTSYGMGLGLFACREDYLRQVPGRLVGASEDATDRRAYTLTLQTREQHIRRERATSNICTNQAWVALRTAMHAAYLGPDGMVDLAKRGVMRAEDLADRLDEIVGVTAPIHDRHHFREFVAHVDQPARAVADDLEQLGFAVHVLGEHEIQVCVAGVPDEQIDPFVDAFAEVAR, from the coding sequence ATGAACGGATTACACGCCACGGGGAGCCCGTACGCTCCTCACACGGACGACGAACGCGCGGCGATGCTCGAGGCGGTCGACATCGATGCGGTCGAGGACCTCTTCGACATCCCCGCTGACGTCCGGTTCGACGACGAGTTCGGGATCGACGCGCGAACAGAACGAGAGACGCGCCGGCTGGTACGCTCACTATTGGGTCGCAACGACGACCTGACGGAACTGCTCGGTCGCGGCCACTACGGCTACTACGTGCCCTCCCTGGTCGATCACCTAGCGGACCGCTCGGAGTTTCTCACCTCCTACACGCAGTACCAGCCCGAGGTCTCCCAGGGATTCCTCCAGGCGCTGTTCGAGTACCAGTCCCTGCTGGTCGAACTGACCGGACTCGAGGTCGCCAACTGTTCGATGTACGACGCGGCGACGGCGCTCGGCGAGGCCGCGACGCTCGCCGAGCGCGTTCGGAGTACGAGCGGCCACCGCGTCCTCGTCCCTGATCTCTTGCTCGAGGGGCGGCGTAGTACGCTCGAGAACTACGTCGCCGGCACGGACCTCGAGGTCGAAACGTACCCGACAGACGACGCGAACGTCGACCTCGACGCGCTCGCGGACGCCGTCGACGAGGACACAGTGATGGTGTACGCCGAGAACCCGACCGTCCGCGGAACGATCGAGGGGGGACTCGAGCGCGTCGGCGATCTCGCTCACGAGGCCGACGCGCTGTTCGTCCTCGGCTCCGATCCAGTCGCGCTCTCCCTGCTCCAGCGGCCCGCCGACGTCGGCGCCGACGCGGTCGTCGGCGACGCGAGCGTGCTCGGCCTGCCGACGAGCTACGGGATGGGTCTCGGACTCTTCGCCTGCCGCGAGGACTACCTGCGACAGGTCCCCGGCCGACTGGTCGGTGCGAGCGAAGACGCGACCGACCGACGGGCGTACACGTTGACGCTGCAGACCCGCGAGCAGCACATCCGACGGGAACGGGCGACGAGTAACATCTGCACGAACCAGGCCTGGGTCGCGCTGCGGACCGCGATGCACGCTGCATACCTCGGCCCGGACGGCATGGTCGACCTCGCGAAGCGCGGGGTGATGCGCGCGGAAGACCTCGCCGACCGGCTGGACGAGATCGTCGGCGTCACCGCGCCGATCCACGACCGGCATCACTTCCGAGAGTTCGTCGCCCACGTCGACCAGCCCGCGCGGGCCGTCGCCGACGATCTCGAGCAACTCGGCTTCGCGGTCCACGTCCTCGGTGAACACGAGATCCAGGTGTGCGTTGCAGGCGTCCCCGACGAGCAGATCGACCCGTTCGTCGACGCGTTCGCGGAGGTGGCACGATGA